In the genome of Chryseobacterium sp. 52, the window CTAATACATTGGAAACACTTAATACAAATACAGTAAACGCTTTTGCATCTTTCTTTCCCAGATTAGGAAGATAATTAAAGCTGATATTAAGAGCGTTGTAGTCTTTCAGTTTTCCTTCATTTCTGACGTAATTGATGACGCTGCTGTTTTCATTTTTCGTTGCAATATCATAATAAGGACGGCCTTTAGCATAGGTATAAGATAAATTAACGCCCAGCTTCCATTCCGGAATAAATCTTTTAGCGACCACGGAAAGTGTGTGTGCAGAAGCAAAATTGGGTTTTAAACTCACCGGATAATTGATAAAGTCTCTTTTTGAATCCAGAAATGAATAACTAACCCAATAATCGATGTTTTCAAAAGTTTTTTTATCCCTCCAGAAAAGCTCCAGTCCTTTTGCATATCCATCCCCGTTATTGTTCAAAGCGGTTTGTACCTGCTGATTTTGCTCTTTATCCGGTGTAATATTGAATGTTTTAATCAACTGATCATACTTTTTATAAAAAGCTTCAAATCTCAGGCTTCTTCCTTCGGCCGCTCTCTGAACCTGAAAAATATAATGCTGTGATTTCTGGAAATCAAGATCTGCCGGTCCGTTGATATATTTACTCTCCGGATTCTGATAAAACCATCCGTATGCAAAGGAAGTTGTCCAGTCTTTTGCCAGACGGTAAGCCAATGCAAAACGGGGAGCAATATTGGTTTTTCCCAGAAAAGAAGAGTTCTCTGCTCTTACTCCTATTTTGGCAGACAGCGCATTGCTGAATCCAAGATCCGTTTCCATAAAAGCTGAAGATATCAGGTCTTTATAATTCTTCTGTACTTCTCCAAAGTTCAGGTTCTCATTGGTATTATTGAGTTCAAAGCCTGCCCGCAGCGCACTTATTTTATTAATTTTTCTCTCCAGAACTGCTTTAAAGTTGATGTAGTTTCCATCTGTTAAAAGTTTTGACTTGTCTGATTCGGTATCATTTGTTTCAGTAGAAAAATTAAGATCTGATTGGTTGTATGAATAAGAAGTTCCTGCATTCAAAAGGTATTTTCCAAATTTCTGTTTAAAGGATAAATTATGGTAGGTGTTTTTTCCTTTCAGCCTTATCAGGGCAAAATCATATTCCGGTTCTAAACTCTCTGTTCTCACGCCCATTTTATTGGAATCATACATGCCGTAATATTTGAAAAATCCACCGGATTTTGTTTTAATTCTGAAGTTAAAATCACCATTCAAACCCTGCGGAGCATCAATAAAGTCAGTATTAAAATTAAATACCTTCTGCATCACGCTTAAAAGAGAATAGCCTAAAGTCCCTCCGAAAGAATGGTTTTTATCTGCACCCAGTTTCTGGAACCCAACACTTAAAAAAATGGGCGAAATTCCCAAATCATAAGAGCTCTGATCCGGAAGATCTACGCTTTCCAACATCAGTGCGCCCGAAAGAGCCTGTCCGTATAACGCTGAATACCCACCGCTGGAAAAGATATTTCCTTTAAAAAGTGATGTATTGAAACGGTCCCTTCCTGCAATTCCCGGAACTGAACTGGAGAAATAATTATTAATCAGACTTCCATCCATAAAGATTTTGGATTCTGTTCCTGTCCCTCCTCTGATAAAAAGCCCTTCGGTTTCACCTACTTTCTGGACTCCCGGAAGATAATTTAAAGCGGAAGAAATCTGCCCGTCTGCGCCTGCAGTAGTATAAATATCAATGGGCGTCAGTAATGCCGTTGCTCTTTTCCTGTCACTGGCTTCTATAGACCCTGCAGAAACCACCACAGCATCAATCTCGCTGATCTGTTCTTTAAGTTCTGCATTCATTACAACATCCTGATTATCAATTGTAATCGTTTTTTCAACGTCCTGATATTTTGGATGGGTAAATGTCAGAATATGACTTCCTTTTTCTGATGTTTCAAAAGAAAAGCTTCCCTGTGCATCAGTCGTTGCACCATCATAAGTGTCTTTTAATGTGATATTTATCTCATTCACTCCCTTGCCTCTAAAAGTGACCTTTCCGGAGATCTTGACCTGAGAATATCCTATTATAAAGGATAGAAAAGCAATCAGAAGCAGGAGTTTTTTTCCTTGTGTTTTCATGGGGTTAATTTTCGGATCAAAAATAATACGCAATATGCCTTTCTTTAAAATAAATTTTACTGAAAGGCATAGTTTTGCTTCTGAATGGGAAATTAATGAATTGGGATGCAGAAATCCACGATCATTTTACCTTCAGGATGTTCTTTAAAGTTGGAATGATAGATCTCAAACGGAAACGTCTTTCTCATTGAATAATGATGTTCATTCATCCATAAAAACAGAGATACCCAGCACTGTTCAAAATCATCCAGGGTAAATTCCCCGCTTCCGACAATAAATTTTCCGGCCTCGATAGTTTCAGAGAAAACCTCTCCTTCCTGTGTCCCCAGTCTTTTATCCAGGAGCATGCAGGCATGGATCCGGACTTTATCAGGCGGGGTTACTTTGAAACTGTCATGATACACGGAGATCATTTTAACATTCTCCCGTGGAAATAATTGTTTGTCTTTTGCCCAATTTATTAAAACATTGTAGGAAGGTTCCACATTCAGTATTCCTAAACTCATTACTGCAGCCAGATTCATTTCCGGCAATTCTTTTACTTCAATTTTTACGTTCATTTTTGTCCAGTTTAACAGGTTTTTGACATTGCAAATGTATTGGCTGAAAACCGTATCAATTTGTCCGTTCTTGCTTTGCCTCTGTAAAATCTTGTGAAAATGTTCAGGGGCTGAATTTCGGAAGGCTGACGGAGCTATTCCATAGTATTTTTTAAATGTTTTGCAGAAAACCGAATGATTGGAAAACCCAAGATCAAGATAGATCTCTTTTATCTCCTTTTCCTTCTTTGCAGCCAGATAAAAGGCGCTTTTTTCTACTTTCTTCCGGATGATATAGTTCTGGAGCGTTTCACCCGTTATAAGCTTAAATATCCTGTGGAAATGAAACGGGGAATACATCCCTATTTCTGCAATTTTATCCAGAGACAGGTCAGTATCGAGGTTATTATCAATATACCGGACTGCTTTTATAATTCTTCTTTTTTGTTCTTCCATTTCAAAAAATGTGGATCAGTAAAGGTATTAAGATAGACATAATTTCGATTGTCACATATTGCTGTTTTTGAAAAAAGGATTGAAATCATAAAGTGCTTTGGAAAATCTTTTATACATTTATCGGTACAATCACTTTAAATCATTTAAAAAATGAAAGGACAAACATTAGCATTACTGGCGGGGTGTGCATTTTTAGTGGCTTCATGCTGCACAACAAAAACGTACACTGTTAACGCTAAGAGTGGAACACAGACGGGCGGAACGGCAAAATTCACCCAGAAAGGGGAAGATGTCATCATGAAGCTTGAGGTAACCAACCTTACTCCCGGTATCCATGCAGTACATATCCACGAAAAGGGCGACTGTTCTGCAGCCGACGGAACGTCTACAGGAGGACACTGGAATCCTGCCAAGGACGATCACGGAAAATGGGGTGCTGACCATTTCCATATGGGAGATATAGGAAATTTAACGGCTGACCAAAGCGGAAAAGCGGTCCTTACTTTCAAAACCAATAAATGGTGTCTGGGCTGTACGGATGAATCTAAAAATATCATCGGAAAAGGAATGATCATCCATGCTGCGGCAGATGACTTCCACACTCAGCCTACAGGAAATGCAGGCGGAAGAGTGGGATGTGTAGAAATTAAATAATCCTTTGTCACAATAAAAAAACCGCTGATTTTCATCAGCGGTTTTTTTATTTTATGATTTAGTTCCCATATCAGAAACAATATTCATTGCTTCCTGCAGGTATGGATCCTTTTTAAGATTTTTAATCCACATTTCAGATTTTTTCTTGAAAGCTTCATCTTTTTTCTCTCTTTCCATTTCGCTAGGATACATCATAAACTTAAGACCGTTCTCAAACTTGCTCAATGCTTTGAATTTCTCGATCTGAGCTTTTCTCTGCTTCATCAGTTCGTTGAACTTATTGATATTAAGTGTTATATTTTCTTCTTTATCCAGCTTTTCTCTCCACTGTGCGGATTCAAGTAACAGCTGATAATTGCTGTTTTTAGTCATTCTGTCTGCACTTGCTTTTTCAAGAGCCTGGATATTGAAATAGTTCAGTTTCTGGAATTTTGTTCCCGGAATTTTATCCCACGCCAAAGCATAGTCATCATATCGCTCTCCTACTTCTGCATAGGTAAAGAAGTCTTTCATCTGGATATCAGAAACAATTCCTTTTCTCTGGGTAGACTCTCCTGTAATTCTGTAGAACTTCTGGATGGTCAGTTTTAAAGATCCGAAATCATCTTCTGTGTTTAAGAATCTGTTCAGGTCTACAAAAGTCTGTACAGTTCCTTTTCCGAATGACTGTGGAGAACCAATGATCATCGCTCTTCCATAGTCCTGCATTACACCGGCAAGGATCTCAGACGCTGAAGCTGAAAGCTCATTCTGCATGATCACTAATGGTCCGGTCCAGATAGGCGTTTCATTTTTATTTTTTAAAGTCTGAATCTTTCCGTTTCCGTCTTTTACCTGAACATAAGGTCCTGCCTCCATGAAAAGTCCCATGATATCACCAACTTCAGTTAATGATCCTCCTCCGTTATTTCTAAGGTCAAGAACAATTCCTTCAATATTCTGCTCTTTCAGTTTAATGATCTCGTTTTTGATATCATCAGAAGCATTTCTTCCTTTAGCATTCTCAAAATCAGCATTAAAGCTTGGAAGGTTGATGAATCCGTATTTCTTTCCGTTTGGAGAATTGACTACAATACTTCTTGCGAATGTATCTTCAATCGCCACTTCTTCACGGATCATGGTTACATCTTTAGTCGTTCCGTCTTTTTTCTGAACAGTTAATGTTACCGGAGTTCCTTTTTCACCTCTGATCAGCCTTACAGCTTCGTCGGAAAGCATTCCTACAACATTTACGGCATCATCCTTAGGTTTTGATCTTACTTTTAAGATTTTGTCACCTTCGGAAAGCTGCTTAGATTTCCAAGCCGGAGCACCAATCGTTAAAGCTCCAAGAAACAGATTCCCTTTTTTCTCCTGAATGATGGCTCCGATACCTATTACTTTTCCTGTAAACTGCGTATCGAAATCTTCTTTGTCTTTTGGAGAATAATAATTGGTGTGTGGATCGAATACTTCCGTATAGGCATTCATATACACGGTAAACCAATCCATTTTCTTTCTCTTTTTGAATCTTGTGAAGGTATCTTTTACAAGGTCTTTCACTTCATCTGTTGCTTTTTTGATCTTCTGATCCTGCGTAAGAGGCTGATATTTGATCGTGTCTTTTAACTTGTATTTCTGAACAGAATCTTTCTTCTCTTTCTGAGCTTCTTCTTTGCTGTTCATAGACTCTACCTCCTGAAGAATATTATATTTGATATATTTCTTCCACTCATTATACTGCTCCTGCTTGTTTGCAGGTACTTTCTTAAGCTTCGGCTCCAAAGTCAGTGCATCATCTTCCTGAAGGCTGATGGGTTTACTGAAAATATCCTGGGTGATCTTATCAATCTCGTCTACTCTCTGATAAAGTCTGTCGATCGTAAGTTTGTAGAATATCAGATCTCCCTGACTGATATAGTCATCAAGCTTTGTTTCATGCTTGTTGAATTCATCCATATCAGACTGCAGAAAGTATCTTTTTGCAGGATCTATCAATTCGAAATAATGTTTATAAACATCCTTTGAATAGGCATCATTGATTGATTTCGGGCTGTAATGTAAATAAGAAAGTGTATTCTTTACACTCACCATGATCGTCTGCATCTTTTCATCGTCATTCTTTGGCGAGTTGAAACAAAACATTAGACTTGTCAATGGAATTAGGAGTAAAAATTTATTCAGTTTGAAATTTTTCCACATAAACTGTCTTTATTTATTGATTTTTTTTAAATATATACTACAATTAGTAGCAGCAATTAATTCGCTGTTACAAACTATCAAATTTAATACCTTATTTACAATTATCGAATAGTTTTGAGTATTTTTGTTAAAATTAAACTTTTTTATGGAAAGACCACTTATTCTGGTTACTAATGATGATGGAATTACAGCTCCTGGTATCAGAAACCTTGTCAATTTTATGAACGAAATCGGAGAAGTAGTTGTTGTAGCACCCAATTCTCCTCAAAGCGGAAAAGGCCACGCTATTACCATTAATTCGACTTTAAGTTTTGAAGAAGTAAACCTTGAAGGACCGCAAACTGAGTATTCATGCAGCGGAACACCTGTTGACTGTGTAAAAATGGCTCTTGATAAGATCTTAACAAGAAGACCGGATATTGTAGTTTCCGGGATCAATCATGGTGCCAATTCATCCATTAATGTAATCTATTCAGGAACCATGTCTGCGGCTGTAGAAGCGGGTGTAGAAGGAATTCCTGCTATCGGATTCTCTCTGATGGATTTCAGCTGGGAAGCTGATTTTTCGCAAGCAAAAGAATACATCCAGAGTATCGTAAGAAGAACTCTGGAAAACCCAATGCCAAAAGGAATTGTTCTGAACGTTAATATCCCGAAGCTTCCTGCAGCGGAAATAAAAGGCGTGAAAGTATGCAAACAGGCCAATGCAAAATGGGAGGAAAGTTTTGACGAAAGGGTGAATCCTCACGGAAAAAAATATTACTGGTTAACCGGATATTTCAATAATATGGATGAGTCTGAAGATGCTGATGAAACGGCATTAGCCAACGGATATATTTCAATTGTTCCCGTAAAGTTCGATCTTACCGCTTATGAATATATGAAAACGCTGGAGGAAGTAATGAATTTCGACTGATGTATGAAAAGCTAGACAATCCTGTTTATCATTCACTTAATGAATATCACAAAAAGTTCTGCTTTAATTTTGGGGATACGAAGTTTTATAACCCTGAATTAGCTTCTTTTGGCGGAGCAGAAGAGCTTTCAAAAGAAAAAGAAATCTCTGAATATGCAAAAATATGTGATGATTTTCTGATTTTCGGAGCACAGCCTGACTGGGGAAATTTAAAGCTTAATCTGTCACAACTTATCTGTGATCAGTATGTTCTGGAGAATCCAATAGAAATGGATTTTACGGAGGAAATGATTGAGATGAAAGAAGAAAACCATGAAGAACTTCTGGCATTTGTTATGAAATTTTATCCTTACTATTTTAAAACAGGAACACCGGAATTGGGACGTTATTTTGGTATTTTTAAAGACCGCAAATTAGTCGCAGTCACAGGCGAAAGAATGCAGATGAACGATATGACAGAAGTAAGTGCCGTGATCACAGATACAGATCATCTGGGAAAAGGTCTTGCCAAACAATTGGTGGCTTTTGTCTCCGGAAAGATCTTTGAAGATGGAAAAACTCCTTTTCTGCATGTAGCAGAAACTAATATGGGAGCCAAAAAACTCTATGAAAAGCTTGGCTTTCTGCACAGAGGAAAAATAAACTTATGGGGCGTGAAAAGATAATTTTCACGCCTTTTTTATTTAAAGGCTTCTGTATTTTTATTTCCCCACAGGTATCACAGATTTTTCACTCGCCCTTTCTTATCTCAATTGGAGTAGTCTGTCCATCTGATAGTCAGTAAAAGCTTCTATCTTATAGCAAGCATCTTCCTTTCTTCCATCAAAATCATCAGGTTAAAAAATCTATAAAACTCTTCCCTTTCGATTTTCCCTTAAAAGTTTTCCCTACATTTATTCTTATTAATTTTTTCCAAATTATGAGAATAGAATACGATATAAAGCTTGGATTCAAAGATGTAATGTTCCGTCCCAAACGGTCTACATTAAAATCCCGTTCAGAAGTTAATCTTGAAAGAGAATTTACATTCAAGCATACTAAAAAGAAATGGAGCGGCGTTCCTCTGATCGCGGCCAATATGGATACGGTAGGTACTTTTGAAATGGCTGTAGAACTGGCTAAAGACAAAATCATTACTGCAATTCACAAACATTACACTGCTGAGGAATGGAACCAGTTTCTGGATAGCCAGCCCGAAAGCATCCATCAGTATATTGCCTTAAGTACCGGAACCGGAAAAGCCGACGAAGAAAAGCTTAGGGTGATCCTCGAAAAGCACCCAAAAATCGAATTTCTCTGTATTGATGTAGCCAATGGTTACTCAGAGCATTTTGTGAGATTCGTGAAGCAGGCAAGGGCCAATTTTCCAGACAAGATTATTATCGCAGGAAATGTCGTTACGGGAGAAATGGTGGAAGAGCTGCTTCTTGTAGGGGCAGATATTATCAAAGTAGGTATCGGGCCTGGTTCGGTATGTACCACCAGGGTAAAAACAGGCGTTGGTTATCCGCAGCTTTCGGCTATTATTGAATGTTCTGATGCAGCACATGGTCTGGGAGGCCATATTATTGCTGACGGAGGCTGTAAAGTTCCTGGAGACGTCGCTAAAGCTTTCGGCGGAGGTGCAGATTTCGTGATGTTGGGCGGTATGTTTGCCGGACATGATGAAAGTGGCGGCGAAATGATTGAAGAAAACGGAAAAAAATTCCGCCTTTTCTATGGCATGAGTTCCAAAACAGCGATGGATAAACATTCCGGAGGTGTAGCAGAATACCGTGCTTCAGAA includes:
- a CDS encoding carboxypeptidase-like regulatory domain-containing protein gives rise to the protein MKTQGKKLLLLIAFLSFIIGYSQVKISGKVTFRGKGVNEINITLKDTYDGATTDAQGSFSFETSEKGSHILTFTHPKYQDVEKTITIDNQDVVMNAELKEQISEIDAVVVSAGSIEASDRKRATALLTPIDIYTTAGADGQISSALNYLPGVQKVGETEGLFIRGGTGTESKIFMDGSLINNYFSSSVPGIAGRDRFNTSLFKGNIFSSGGYSALYGQALSGALMLESVDLPDQSSYDLGISPIFLSVGFQKLGADKNHSFGGTLGYSLLSVMQKVFNFNTDFIDAPQGLNGDFNFRIKTKSGGFFKYYGMYDSNKMGVRTESLEPEYDFALIRLKGKNTYHNLSFKQKFGKYLLNAGTSYSYNQSDLNFSTETNDTESDKSKLLTDGNYINFKAVLERKINKISALRAGFELNNTNENLNFGEVQKNYKDLISSAFMETDLGFSNALSAKIGVRAENSSFLGKTNIAPRFALAYRLAKDWTTSFAYGWFYQNPESKYINGPADLDFQKSQHYIFQVQRAAEGRSLRFEAFYKKYDQLIKTFNITPDKEQNQQVQTALNNNGDGYAKGLELFWRDKKTFENIDYWVSYSFLDSKRDFINYPVSLKPNFASAHTLSVVAKRFIPEWKLGVNLSYTYAKGRPYYDIATKNENSSVINYVRNEGKLKDYNALNISFNYLPNLGKKDAKAFTVFVLSVSNVLGSKNVYGYNFSNDGSRSSSVVPPVNTFVFIGAFISFGVDRTQDAINNNL
- a CDS encoding GyrI-like domain-containing protein codes for the protein MEEQKRRIIKAVRYIDNNLDTDLSLDKIAEIGMYSPFHFHRIFKLITGETLQNYIIRKKVEKSAFYLAAKKEKEIKEIYLDLGFSNHSVFCKTFKKYYGIAPSAFRNSAPEHFHKILQRQSKNGQIDTVFSQYICNVKNLLNWTKMNVKIEVKELPEMNLAAVMSLGILNVEPSYNVLINWAKDKQLFPRENVKMISVYHDSFKVTPPDKVRIHACMLLDKRLGTQEGEVFSETIEAGKFIVGSGEFTLDDFEQCWVSLFLWMNEHHYSMRKTFPFEIYHSNFKEHPEGKMIVDFCIPIH
- a CDS encoding GNAT family N-acetyltransferase, whose product is MYEKLDNPVYHSLNEYHKKFCFNFGDTKFYNPELASFGGAEELSKEKEISEYAKICDDFLIFGAQPDWGNLKLNLSQLICDQYVLENPIEMDFTEEMIEMKEENHEELLAFVMKFYPYYFKTGTPELGRYFGIFKDRKLVAVTGERMQMNDMTEVSAVITDTDHLGKGLAKQLVAFVSGKIFEDGKTPFLHVAETNMGAKKLYEKLGFLHRGKINLWGVKR
- a CDS encoding superoxide dismutase family protein, translated to MKGQTLALLAGCAFLVASCCTTKTYTVNAKSGTQTGGTAKFTQKGEDVIMKLEVTNLTPGIHAVHIHEKGDCSAADGTSTGGHWNPAKDDHGKWGADHFHMGDIGNLTADQSGKAVLTFKTNKWCLGCTDESKNIIGKGMIIHAAADDFHTQPTGNAGGRVGCVEIK
- a CDS encoding carboxy terminal-processing peptidase, whose protein sequence is MWKNFKLNKFLLLIPLTSLMFCFNSPKNDDEKMQTIMVSVKNTLSYLHYSPKSINDAYSKDVYKHYFELIDPAKRYFLQSDMDEFNKHETKLDDYISQGDLIFYKLTIDRLYQRVDEIDKITQDIFSKPISLQEDDALTLEPKLKKVPANKQEQYNEWKKYIKYNILQEVESMNSKEEAQKEKKDSVQKYKLKDTIKYQPLTQDQKIKKATDEVKDLVKDTFTRFKKRKKMDWFTVYMNAYTEVFDPHTNYYSPKDKEDFDTQFTGKVIGIGAIIQEKKGNLFLGALTIGAPAWKSKQLSEGDKILKVRSKPKDDAVNVVGMLSDEAVRLIRGEKGTPVTLTVQKKDGTTKDVTMIREEVAIEDTFARSIVVNSPNGKKYGFINLPSFNADFENAKGRNASDDIKNEIIKLKEQNIEGIVLDLRNNGGGSLTEVGDIMGLFMEAGPYVQVKDGNGKIQTLKNKNETPIWTGPLVIMQNELSASASEILAGVMQDYGRAMIIGSPQSFGKGTVQTFVDLNRFLNTEDDFGSLKLTIQKFYRITGESTQRKGIVSDIQMKDFFTYAEVGERYDDYALAWDKIPGTKFQKLNYFNIQALEKASADRMTKNSNYQLLLESAQWREKLDKEENITLNINKFNELMKQRKAQIEKFKALSKFENGLKFMMYPSEMEREKKDEAFKKKSEMWIKNLKKDPYLQEAMNIVSDMGTKS
- the surE gene encoding 5'/3'-nucleotidase SurE, whose protein sequence is MERPLILVTNDDGITAPGIRNLVNFMNEIGEVVVVAPNSPQSGKGHAITINSTLSFEEVNLEGPQTEYSCSGTPVDCVKMALDKILTRRPDIVVSGINHGANSSINVIYSGTMSAAVEAGVEGIPAIGFSLMDFSWEADFSQAKEYIQSIVRRTLENPMPKGIVLNVNIPKLPAAEIKGVKVCKQANAKWEESFDERVNPHGKKYYWLTGYFNNMDESEDADETALANGYISIVPVKFDLTAYEYMKTLEEVMNFD
- a CDS encoding GMP reductase, with the protein product MRIEYDIKLGFKDVMFRPKRSTLKSRSEVNLEREFTFKHTKKKWSGVPLIAANMDTVGTFEMAVELAKDKIITAIHKHYTAEEWNQFLDSQPESIHQYIALSTGTGKADEEKLRVILEKHPKIEFLCIDVANGYSEHFVRFVKQARANFPDKIIIAGNVVTGEMVEELLLVGADIIKVGIGPGSVCTTRVKTGVGYPQLSAIIECSDAAHGLGGHIIADGGCKVPGDVAKAFGGGADFVMLGGMFAGHDESGGEMIEENGKKFRLFYGMSSKTAMDKHSGGVAEYRASEGKTVKAAYKGPVSETVKDILGGVRSTCTYVGASKLKELSKRTTFIRVQEQENQVFKD